The following nucleotide sequence is from Gadus macrocephalus chromosome 18, ASM3116895v1.
ACAGATTGCGGTTTGGCATATGCTCAGTGACCAACTACTAATGCCTTCGGGGATGCACCATTCGAGATTCACTGTTGTAAGGCACTTTGTATAAATGCATCCATCATCCGTTCTATTCAGCGGACATAATTCAGGTTGCATAATGCATCGTTCCATCGGTCACACACGTTGTTCTGATGCCTGAGAGCCGGCTTCCACACATCTGGAACTAACAGAGGGCAATCCAAAGGATAAACAGCTCTGATACTACACATCCGTCTGCCAAGTTGGATGCTTATACAACAGGGACGGTTAGACGTCAATAGGCTAATCCAAACCGCCgtgacagagagaaggagacgagGGAGCGCGGAGGGCACGCTGCAGTCTGggttagagagggagaaaagggagagtcacagagagcatgagagagcgAGGATTATCAGAGTGTGAAAGAGGCGCTAAAGGCTGAGAAAGGGACAGAagtagacagagggggggggaaaagaGGCAGTTCAAATGAGAGTCAGATCATATGAGAGAGAAATATAGCAAGCGAATGAGACACAGTGCAAGAGACaacactgtgtctctgtgtgttgtaACACAAGTACGCATTTAAAcacagggtgtttgtgtgtgtgtttgtatttgtttgtttgtgcgggCGTGTGTTACATTATTTGAAATGAAGCATGACACATGAAACCTATTGAGCCTGCATAACCCTCTGATAAGGGAGGGTGGAACCCTGCCACACCTCAGGCCTGCACCTTCCCTGCCCTAACAGATTATCAAGCCACTATTAACAACCCTACCGAAATGGTATTCTGTCAGTGTGTATAATGCATTTTAATATATGTGTTAAATATGTTATTATCCGACATCCTCCTTAACAAATGATGCTACATGTTTGACATACACATTTGATTCAATTCATTCTCTTTTTTAAATAGTGTGTGAATACAATCCATTCATTTTCTTCTCATTTTTTATAATATTCATCAGAATACATTGAAAATAACAAGGCATAATTCTACAAAATAATATCATAAATAATAAGAAATATTAATGTTCCAATTTGTAATAAtgctattataatataatacataacattagtattataattatcattataatcatcatatgaaataaaaaattataataatacaaatctaACATTAAGGTAACCAGCTACTCAAGCTGTGCTTCAGAAACTTGCTTGTGCAGCACTTCTTGTGAATTAAGTGCTGCCTATTGGATAATGTACAATGGGCCTATAGAACTACAGGCTGGGGAATGGGCGTAGCAGCAGTAGTTACCCTCAATCAAAATTCATATGCATGTGTGGTTAGTTAAACTTTGCAGTTGAGCAAATCTCTCGTTCCAGAAGTTTCTGGACGTTTTGCTGAAGAACAGCGAAACGTCCAGAAACTTCTGGATCGTTTGGTATATCTGAAGCATGTCATCTCCAGCCTATCGCAGCTCGTTTCGtggttgggggcggggggggggaaccctTTAAAAGCCGAGGGGTGACAGCAAACGGTACGATTCAGTTGATTTTCTACTgaagcaacaacaacacaacagcaaCCATGGTTGAGTGGACTGATGAAGAGCGCACCATCATTAATGACATCTTCTCCACCTTGGACTACGAAGAGATCGGTCGCAAGTCTCTGTGCAGGTATGAACCCAAACTCTAACCCATGTCTTTAACAAtgcattgtgaaactcaaactCATCATTGTTTTGACACCTGtacaaataatgaatgaatccaTCGTCCTCTTGCAGGTGTCTGATCGTGTACCCCTGGACCCAGAGGTACTTCGGCGCCTTCGGCAACCTGTACAATGCAGAGACCATCATGGCCAACCCCCTGATCGCAGCCCACGGCACCAAGATCCTGCACGGTCTGGACCGGGCCCTGAAGAACATGGACGACATCAAGAACACCTACGCCGAGCTGTCTCTGCTCCACTCTGACAAGCTGCACGTGGATCCCGACAACTTCAGGGTACGAgcataaatggactgcatttatatcatGCTTTTACcaaaagcgctttacaacattgcctgacattcaaccattcatgcacatagtcacacaccgatggcagtgtcagccatgcaaggctggagcagttagggttaggcgccttgctcagggacacctcgacactcttaGAAAACGtacggttaccagccaacccgctcttcctcctgagctaGTGCTGCCTGGGCATGCACGAACCACCGGCAGTTATTCTCACCTCACGGCGGAGTCTTCTTAATGAACCTAGACCTCCCTaaacgtcttcctccctccctcacatgTGCAGCTGCTGGCCGACTGCCTGACCGTTGTCATCGCCGCCAAGATGGGCACCGCCTTCACCGTGGAGACCCAGGTGGCGTGGCAGAAGTTCCTGTCTGTCGTCGTCTCCGCTCTGGGCAGACAGTACCACTAGGCTGACATTCCCAGTCGCAGAGTGGGTGATCTCCAGCCATCCCATTCATCATCACCGATCTACCATCATCCAGGAGTGAAGCTCGTGTGTGATGTCAATCAGGGCCCTTGACTCACAAGAGCCCTGATTGACGGAACCCAGCCCTTTCACATGCTCCACTCTGTTGAGGTGCTCTGCATCATTACCTGTGAATTCATGTCATCCGAATCTGATAGTATTGCTGTGCAACATTGTTATATTTATCCCACAGTAAAATCATGTTGAGCACTTCACGACTCTGCTTATCAAACCTTCTGTCTTATTTGTGTTCATGGGATTGCTTCACGAGCTTCAACTGCGGATAATACGTTGATTATCCTATACATTGATGAAGATACCACTACAAAGAGGCATCAAtatagagaaagaaagaataaaagacATGGATATTGATACACAAGATAGACAGAGAAAGACTGATattgaaagagagggagagccagagCAGGGGACAAGCGAGGGGAAGCCAGAAAGACAAAAGCCGACTCAAAGCGTCTGACCCCCCCATGCCATATGGATCTGCTTCATGCCTGCACTCTGCTGACCGGAGGGTCGCTGCCACAGTGGAGACCCAGTCCAGTGTGGTGTTGGTCTGCTGCAGACATGAATAGACCTTCTCACCGCCCACCCACCCCCGGCTCCACTGCTCCCTTTGTCATTCAGTCGCCCGGATGAACGCAACAGAGCAGTTGCCTGTGTTTGCCGGCCATGTATGAGGGACACTTATGAGGGCTGGCCACAGATAGCAGCCATTGGGAAAGAGAGGAGCTGAGGCCAAGCAGAAAGTTCAAgttctttatattttaaatgcagaggaaaaaaaaacacacagtcaAAGTAATTTCTGGCAACATAATTATTTGGTTCCAAGCTCTCCTCAACAACAC
It contains:
- the LOC132446572 gene encoding hemoglobin subunit beta-2 codes for the protein MVEWTDEERTIINDIFSTLDYEEIGRKSLCRCLIVYPWTQRYFGAFGNLYNAETIMANPLIAAHGTKILHGLDRALKNMDDIKNTYAELSLLHSDKLHVDPDNFRLLADCLTVVIAAKMGTAFTVETQVAWQKFLSVVVSALGRQYH